A DNA window from Acinetobacter sp. 10FS3-1 contains the following coding sequences:
- the terL gene encoding phage terminase large subunit yields the protein MDLQTQVEKKLCEDEHLYFTRRFFKPRMGFKFTVNWHHVYISWIIDQVVAGQIANVVINVPPGAGKTELTTNLIPRGLALNARSRFLYLSFSQSLVEGVSDTARDIVKSKDYRLMWDLTVSNSTDSKKEWKITVEDYDVGHVYVASMGGQVTGRRAGTLADDGFTGCIIIDDPLKPEDAFSKIKRDAANRKLLNTVNSRKAKSDTPIIMIMQRLHTEDPTNFVMTGNLPGEWTQISIPALIDDKYIATLPDHIQKLVPRDAERDEQGRQSYWPKKESLQSLLQLEKGGKDKEGATVSRYTFSSQYMQQPKKLGGDLIKSEWFGFYKEHPELQWRAVLVDTAQKTKEHNDYSVFLLVGMGIDGKLYLLDLLRGKWEAPELNRQAKAFLDKHKEYTWHTKPIRYMKVEDKASGTQLIQTLGTYSGVAVIPVQRNTDKLSRFMDVQVHLEANYKDKPEDRFVMVPKDAHWVGEFFEECEAFNAAFTHDHDDQVDTLIDAIEDAVIAINYSPPAA from the coding sequence ATGGATCTGCAAACACAGGTTGAAAAGAAGCTGTGTGAAGATGAGCATTTATATTTCACTCGGCGATTCTTTAAGCCAAGAATGGGCTTTAAATTCACGGTGAACTGGCACCATGTTTACATCTCATGGATTATTGATCAGGTGGTAGCTGGTCAGATTGCCAACGTGGTTATCAATGTCCCACCAGGTGCCGGTAAGACCGAACTTACAACTAATCTGATCCCACGCGGCTTAGCCCTAAATGCCCGGTCACGGTTTCTGTATTTGTCATTCTCCCAATCATTGGTTGAGGGAGTATCAGATACGGCGCGTGACATCGTGAAGTCCAAAGACTACCGCCTGATGTGGGACTTAACCGTATCAAATAGCACCGACTCTAAGAAAGAGTGGAAGATTACGGTTGAAGACTATGACGTTGGCCATGTCTATGTGGCTTCCATGGGTGGGCAGGTAACAGGACGGCGAGCAGGGACGCTGGCAGATGATGGCTTTACTGGTTGTATCATTATTGATGACCCGTTAAAGCCCGAAGATGCTTTTAGTAAGATTAAGCGAGATGCTGCAAATCGTAAGTTACTCAATACGGTGAACTCACGTAAAGCCAAGTCTGATACGCCGATCATCATGATCATGCAGCGGCTTCACACGGAAGATCCGACTAACTTTGTCATGACGGGAAATCTACCCGGTGAATGGACTCAGATATCTATTCCTGCACTGATTGATGATAAGTACATTGCAACCTTGCCAGACCACATACAAAAGTTGGTACCGCGAGATGCTGAGCGTGATGAGCAGGGTCGGCAAAGCTACTGGCCAAAGAAAGAATCACTTCAATCTCTATTGCAACTAGAGAAGGGTGGTAAGGATAAAGAAGGTGCCACGGTATCCCGTTATACATTCTCCAGTCAGTACATGCAGCAGCCTAAGAAATTAGGCGGTGACCTGATCAAGTCTGAATGGTTTGGATTCTATAAAGAGCATCCAGAGCTACAGTGGCGCGCCGTCCTTGTTGATACGGCGCAGAAAACCAAAGAGCACAATGATTACTCTGTATTTCTGCTTGTTGGTATGGGTATAGACGGCAAGTTGTACTTACTGGATCTCTTACGTGGTAAGTGGGAAGCCCCTGAATTAAACCGTCAGGCGAAAGCCTTTCTGGATAAGCATAAAGAATACACCTGGCACACCAAGCCTATTCGCTACATGAAAGTAGAGGATAAAGCGTCAGGTACCCAGTTGATCCAGACACTAGGAACTTACTCCGGTGTCGCTGTCATTCCGGTCCAACGTAATACAGACAAGCTATCCCGTTTTATGGATGTGCAGGTCCATCTTGAAGCGAATTATAAGGATAAGCCTGAGGATCGTTTCGTAATGGTACCTAAGGATGCTCATTGGGTCGGTGAATTCTTTGAAGAATGTGAGGCATTCAATGCTGCATTTACCCATGATCATGATGACCAGGTGGATACGCTCATTGATGCAATTGAAGACGCAGTGATTGCAATTAATTACAGCCCTCCGGCTGCATAA